Below is a genomic region from Gadus morhua chromosome 4, gadMor3.0, whole genome shotgun sequence.
GGACGCGGGCCAAACTGTGCATGATGACTACAGGTGAGGGAACTGCGACATCCTATGTGACGAGGTCCCAGGGCAACAGAACCGCAACCTACTGGCCGTCCGGTCATTGAAAACGACTCATAGGTTGACCACATATCCCACACGAGATGTGTTGGATTGTGGTCCTAAACATCTCGGAGAACGGCCCATGCTGAGGACTGAGGATGAGGGCTAGCCTTACCTTCGATGGCGATGACATGTTCTCGGATCTGGTTCTGCAGCAGAGGCTCCTCCACCCGCTCCAGCAGCTCGTAGATAGAGTAGATGTTGGGGTGGACGGACTCGAACCGCTGGATCTCGGTTCGGATCGCGGCCGAATTGGCCAGGTGCTGCTGGTAGTTCATGTTGCAGTGGGGGGGTCGATCGCTCCTTAAGATCTCCCCAACAATAAAACCACTGGCCAAGAAAATCCACACAATATCACAGGGGAAAGACTAAATAACGGGTGTGGAATCCGACTACCACGGGATACTCTGGTGTGTTGTCGCCTTGTGCGGAACGCCACTCATCTAGTGGCCGCTGCTGGGCGCCAGGAGTCCCGACCCACCGAACCGAGGGGGTCCCACTCAGTTCCGGAGAAGAGACAGATGCTCACCGCGTCCCCACATCCCTGCTACGGGCCACACGGGGACcatgtcaaacacacactcaggcttTCTTTTCTGGTGTGTCGCAGTCCGCATTAAAAGGCTGTTGGTTACTCACAGACATGTATCATCACAATGTTTAGGACGAGGAGCAATGGATGGAAAGGCCTCCCTCCTAGGTGGCTAGCTAGTCGGGGAGCTAATGCTAACAAGCTGGCGCGTTCGAGCCGGGTGGGTGAGCAAAAAACTCGGGAAAATCTCCACCCCCGGAAAGTGTCCTTAAAAAGACAAGAGCGGCTCGGTCCCACGCGAGGACGGGTGACAGCGGCTACCAACCGGTTCAAGGACGAATCAAACCCGATCCACCGTTGATTTCAGCCAGGGGTGAGTCGCGGTGCGTTTGGGTGCCAGACCGCTCAGAGTACTGTTCCTCGTTTAATGTCGAGTGTGTGACCAGCTGCAGAACCCTGGTCCAAACTTCAGTAGCTGGCCCCGGACCCACTGAGATAACCCCCCGCGCTGACGAGGAAgggaaaacacaaaaatacgGCCAACGATAGGTCCGAACACACTGAGTGATTCCCAGTGCACGTTGGTGTATCTATTCCGTTAACGTAGGCAGTGTACGTCCAGGGCAGGacgctagtgtgtgtgtttcctcttgGAAAAACGTCTGTTCCCTTTCACTTCGAGAAGCTGCACACTGCGTTGCTGCTGCGCAACAGGGACGCGCAGGATCAATGAGAAATCCCACTCGGTTAATTCTAAGGACATGTTTCCATTTAAATGCAATGTACGATGTATTTTTATCCCACCGCTGCCAATGATATGCTTCAACGTATGACTGTTGTTTGCAAAGTGCTTAAAACGTATTTATCTGGGATTTAAAAATGTGTAATAACCATCTGCGCCATTAAAGATACAGTAAGTACAGTAAGGCCATACGCTGATGCACAAAACATGCTTTATTTATCATTGGACACATCTCACCAGAAAAGTGGACTTATACTTAGAAAAACTAAATACCATGCAATGATCTATCTCGTCAAACAGAATCAGGTAGCatagtggtaggcctatatcatgataataataaaacaagaagatgaagaagaatgtATGTTTGAGAGAcgttatcatcattattatttgtattaatattattattattattattatttataataataataatactaacaataataataataatggactgactattattattatttatatttaagtATTTGGTTCAAAGTTGCTGTCATAGTGCGGGCATCGTCTCTCCGTCGAGCAGCAGATAGTGCACGATGCCGCTCTTCTTCCTCCCACCACTCGTGGCCTTTATGCAGCACTCGTGGTCGCCCACGGAGAAGTTGGTCTCGGTGCCGTCGTCAACAAACTCGCCCTGCACAAAACAGTTCAAACCAGAGGAGAATAAAGTTAGGTGCATAGGATAAAAGACCACATAATCACCGTGTCCCAACAGGTTCACACATCGGGAACCTCACCATTGTGTCCATTTTCTGTCCGTTGCACCACACATCCATAGTGTCCTTTTCTGTTGGAAGTACATAATTTATGAGTTATTTTTTGAGTAGGAAGTTAACAATCCAATGTCCCTTCTCTCCGAAAGAAAAATGGTTTGTTTCGTCCGTCAAGGAGCGTTTTAACTGCATGCAACTGAATGCATCCGGTCACTGCTGTTATAACAATATTAAACGGTAGTTTCTGATATCTCATGCTGAGAAATCCTTCTGCACTGTTATCATTCCAGACATGGAACTACTGTTAATGAGTGATCTTGAATGGATGAACCTTGAACTGCATTTTCCTCCCTAGTTATCGTTTTATTTTCCCAGAGGGTTTTAATAGAACTTGGAGTTCCCCACGTCCAATCAGAATAACACCTGAGGTCATTATATTGCAGTGGCACATGTAAAGCCAACATCAACACTAGATCCACACGGACAGCACAGTGGCAGATCCTGATCAAATCGATGCCAAGTGACATCACCCGTTCCCTATTAATCTAGAACAACAATTCAGTGAACGGTGTCTCCTCAGCGGTGTGGCTGACTGTGGTGATAGGTTGGCTTTTAATATCGTTTCTCAACCAGAAGGTCGGGAATCTAAACATGGATTCGGAGcctcacccagcaccaccctgaAGTCCTCTCCATCCACCTTCAGGATCCAGGTGGTGGTGACCTTTGCCCTGTCGTGGCGGAACTTCTCCAGGCTCTTGCCGTCGATCTCCAGCGAGTACTCGTAGGAGAAGCCGGTGACTGCCTCGATGTTGACGCAGGCTCTGGTGCGAGCGCGGCCCACCGTGAACGCCTCCCTCCCCACCAGCTTGAACATCCAGTCCCTTCGGACCACTTCCTGTCAAAGGAGGCATTGAACCACAGGCCCCGACTTGAGTTCCCCGAGCTGGGATGGATGGCCCTGTCCTGTCAACGGGGGACAAAGGATCCCTCTGGCCCCCTTTTTACGCTGTGCCTCGGAATGCATTGCAACTTTCTGACTCCAGAATTCAATTGACATCATTGCTTAAAAATATGTAGCCTTGACTGTTTAGCAGCATATTTGAACACCTACGTGGAGATATTAAAATTGATATAGACAGTTTAAAT
It encodes:
- the LOC115542387 gene encoding fas apoptotic inhibitory molecule 1, with amino-acid sequence MLSGDVVGMWGVALSDGVYRIEFAHGTTTGKRVVYVNGQEVVRRDWMFKLVGREAFTVGRARTRACVNIEAVTGFSYEYSLEIDGKSLEKFRHDRAKVTTTWILKVDGEDFRVVLEKDTMDVWCNGQKMDTMGEFVDDGTETNFSVGDHECCIKATSGGRKKSGIVHYLLLDGETMPAL